A single Salmo trutta chromosome 14, fSalTru1.1, whole genome shotgun sequence DNA region contains:
- the LOC115147881 gene encoding somatostatin receptor type 5-like → MPEPNTSTFPLSPLLLLTPDKSDDPFFNGSYHNWTNPGGGGVGGFQLTIAGVLIPLIYVAVCVIGLVGNTLVIYIVLHYVRTESVTNIYILNLAIADELFMLGLPFLAVQNALLSWPFGSLMCRVVMTVDAINQFTAIFCLTVMSIDRYLAVVHPIRSSWWRRPHVAKAVNATVWAVSFVVVLPVVVFADVLEDDGNCSIVWPEPAEVWKASFIVYTCTVGFFGPLLVICLCYLLIVIKVRNAGKRARPTSSRRRKSERKITRMVVVVVAVFVLCWLPFYVLNIVNLLILLPGEFRGLYYFVVVLSYTNSCANPIIYGFLSDNFKRGFRKALCRSSRRVENHEREGATELQRPAELWRGIAPEPRDGLGDTKSHEGGEEEEEEEEEDGIEMERREDTTQMRENCRIAQNGNGGQVESSRILFTPEGKVETVPLGQRAKAGEMAGKGPGLELGPTIAVSTLANGSKSESNRSLPEETVEKSTKLEISYL, encoded by the exons ATGCCTGAGCCCAACACCtccaccttccccctctcccctctcctcctcctcacccccgaCAAAAGTGACGACCCTTTCTTCAATGGATCCTACCACAACTGGACCAACCCTGGCGGCGGAGGCGTGGGGGGTTTCCAACTCACTATAGCAGGGGTCCTTATCCCTCTCATCTATGTAGCAGTCTGTGTGATTGGCCTGGTGGGCAACACATTGGTCATCTACATTGTTTTACACTATGTGAGGACTGAGTCGGTCACTAACATCTATATACTCAACCTGGCCATCGCTGATGAGCTATTCATGCTAG GTCTCCCCTTCTTGGCGGTCCAGAACGCTCTGCTCTCCTGGCCGTTTGGTTCTCTCATGTGCCGTGTGGTCATGACTGTGGACGCCATCAACCAGTTCACCGCCATCTTCTGTCTCACGGTCATGTCCATCGACCGCTACCTCGCAGTGGTCCATCCCATACGGTCCTCGTGGTGGAGGCGACCGCACGTGGCCAAGGCGGTGAACGCGACGGTGTGGGCGGTGTCGTTTGTGGTGGTGCTGCCCGTGGTGGTGTTCGCGGACGTACTGGAGGATGATGGGAACTGTAGTATAGTGTGGCCTGAGCCAGCTGAGGTCTGGAAGGCATCGTTCATCGTGTACACGTGCACGGTCGGGTTCTTCGGACCGCTACTCGTCATCTGTCTCTGCTACCTGCTCATTGTGATCAAG GTACGCAACGCGGGGAAACGGGCCCGGCCCACCTCCTCCCGACGCAGGAAGTCCGAACGCAAGATCACCCGCATGGTGGTAGTCGTTGTAGCAGTGTTCGTGTTGTGCTGGCTCCCATTCTACGTCCTCAACATCGTTAACCTGCTAATCCTGTTACCGGGTGAATTCCGGGGGCTGTACTACTTTGTGGTGGTCCTATCGTACACTAATAGCTGTGCTAACCCAATAATTTACGGATTCCTGTCCGATAATTTTAAGAGAGGGTTCCGGAAGGCTCTTTGTCGTTCTTCAAGGAGGGTGGAGAACCACGAGAGGGAGGGAGCCACCGAGCTGCAGCGCCCTGCAGAGCTCTGGAGGGGAATTGCACCCGAGCCACGAGATGGCCTGGGGGACACCAAGTCTCATgaaggaggggaggaagaagaggaggaggaagaggaggacgggatagagatggagagaagagaagacacCACTCAGATGAGAGAGAACTGCAGGATTGCACAGAACGGGAACGGAGGACAAGTTGAGAGCTCCAGGATCTTGTTCACACCGGAGGGAAAGGTGGAGACGGTACCCCTGGGGCAGAGGGCTAAAGCTGGGGAGATGGCTGGGAAAGGCCCAGGCTTAGAATTGGGGCCTACTATCGCTGTCTCCACTCTTGCCAATGGATCAAAGAGTGAAAGTAACAGGTCACTTCCAGAGGAGACAGTGGAGAAGAGCACCAAGCTAGAGATCAGCTACCTGTAA
- the LOC115147438 gene encoding protein CutA homolog isoform X2: MRFGLPATEGLQAGGHLRAFFVIALLSVLMLTLLRTVGLRAFSMASETYTSGTHSAAFVTCPNEQVAKDLARAKLSQVELNWLHIHQGCLNRAGKGNVKRKYQSRGIVEKKLAACVNIVPKITSVYEWQGKIQEDSEVLLMIKTRSSKVASLAEYVRSNHPYEVAEVISLPIEQGNPPYLKWLGDAVPE; the protein is encoded by the exons ATGCGCTTTGGACTGCCTGCTACAGAAGGATTGCAGGCTGGTGGACATCTGAGGGCATTCTTTGTG ATTGCGTTGCTTAGTGTGTTGATGCTCACGCTGCTGAGGACTGTGGGATTGAGAGCGTTCTCCATGGCGTCCGAGACCTACACGTCGGGCACACACTCCGCTGCCTTTGTCACCTGCCCCAACGAACAGGTGGCCAAAGATCTGGCCAG GGCCAAACTGAGCCAAGTTGAGCTGAactggttacacatccaccagGGCTGCTTGAACCGTGCTGGAAAGGGCAATGTCAAAAGGAAATATCAGAGCCG AGGGATCGTTGAGAAGAAGCTGGCTGCTTGTGTCAACATCGTCCCCAAAATCACATCTGT ATATGAATGGCAGGGGAAGATCCAGGAGGATAGTGAAGTTTTGCTG ATGATAAAGACCAGAAGTTCTAAGGTTGCATCTCTGGCAGAATATGTTAG GTCCAATCACCCGTATGAAGTAGCAGAGGTCATCAGCCTACCCATAGAGCAGGGCAACCCACCCTACCTCAAGTGGCTTGGTGACGCTGTACCagaatga
- the LOC115147438 gene encoding protein CutA homolog isoform X1, whose amino-acid sequence MRFGLPATEGLQAGGHLRAFFVIALLSVLMLTLLRTVGLRAFSMASETYTSGTHSAAFVTCPNEQVAKDLARGIVEKKLAACVNIVPKITSVYEWQGKIQEDSEVLLMIKTRSSKVASLAEYVRSNHPYEVAEVISLPIEQGNPPYLKWLGDAVPE is encoded by the exons ATGCGCTTTGGACTGCCTGCTACAGAAGGATTGCAGGCTGGTGGACATCTGAGGGCATTCTTTGTG ATTGCGTTGCTTAGTGTGTTGATGCTCACGCTGCTGAGGACTGTGGGATTGAGAGCGTTCTCCATGGCGTCCGAGACCTACACGTCGGGCACACACTCCGCTGCCTTTGTCACCTGCCCCAACGAACAGGTGGCCAAAGATCTGGCCAG AGGGATCGTTGAGAAGAAGCTGGCTGCTTGTGTCAACATCGTCCCCAAAATCACATCTGT ATATGAATGGCAGGGGAAGATCCAGGAGGATAGTGAAGTTTTGCTG ATGATAAAGACCAGAAGTTCTAAGGTTGCATCTCTGGCAGAATATGTTAG GTCCAATCACCCGTATGAAGTAGCAGAGGTCATCAGCCTACCCATAGAGCAGGGCAACCCACCCTACCTCAAGTGGCTTGGTGACGCTGTACCagaatga